The following coding sequences lie in one Acropora palmata chromosome 3, jaAcrPala1.3, whole genome shotgun sequence genomic window:
- the LOC141876289 gene encoding procathepsin L-like isoform X2: protein MEQYLTLLCCLALASGFVVKINDDEVQWKAWKAFHGKSYKTETEENARKSIEENNLQKIAEHNSKGHSYTLAMNQFGDLTHNEYQFIYLGMRGHFSTERKRSGSTYMPPSHVTLPEEVDWRQEGYVTPVKDQGHCGSCWAFSATGSLEGQHFRKTGQLVSLSEQNLVDCSRSYGNNGCQGGTVENAFRYIQANGGIDNEASYPYEGYDGRCRFRVADVGATDSGYQDIPRGDEQALKSASATVGPISVAIDASHQSFQFYSGGVYDEPACNSSRLSHAVLVVGYGTYGGQDYWLVKNSWGTMWGLAGYIMMSRNKNNQCGIATDAIYPVV from the exons ATGGAGCAATACCTTACATTGTTGTGCTGTCTGGCCCTAGCTAGTGGTTTCGTCGTCAAGATAAATGACGATGAAGTGCAATGGAAAGCGTGGAAAGCATTTCATGGCAAATCATATAAAACGGAGACGgaagaaaatgcaagaaaGTCAATTGAAGAA AATAACCTTCAA AAAATTGCCGAGCACAATTCGAAAGGTCACTCTTACACCTTGGCCATGAACCAGTTTGGAGATCTGACTCATAATGAATACCAATTCATTTACTTGGGAATGCGAGGGCACTTTTCCACAGAAAGGAAACGAAGCGGTTCCACTTACATGCCACCTAGCCATGTGACTCTGCCAGAGGAAGTTGACTGGAGACAAGAGGGATACGTCACACCTGTTAAAGATCAAG GACATTGTGGCTCTTGCTGGGCATTCAGCGCAACTGGATCCTTGGAAGGACAACACTTCAGGAAAACTGGACAACTTGTTTCTCTGAGCGAACAGAATCTTGTTGATTGCTCTCGAAGTTATGGAAACAATGGCTGCCAGGGAGGAACTGTGGAAAATGCCTTCAGATACATCCAAGCTAACGGCGGAATCGATAACGAGGCTAGTTACCCGTATGAAGGTTACGATGGCCGCTGCCGATTTCGAGTCGCTGACGTTGGAGCCACAGACAGTG GATACCAAGACATCCCCCGAGGAGACGAACAAGCCCTTAAGTCCGCCAGCGCCACAGTCGGCCCAATCTCCGTGGCTATTGATGCCAGCCATCAGTCATTCCAGTTTTACAGTGGTGGAGTCTATGATGAACC AGCTTGCAACTCTTCCCGGCTGAGTCAcgctgttcttgttgttggtTATGGAACGTACGGAGGACAGGACTACTGGTTAGTGAAAAACTCCTGGGGGACCATGTGGGGATTGGCAGGTTACATCATGATGTCAAGGAACAAGAATAACCAGTGTGGAATCGCTACAGATGCCATCTATCCAGTCGTGTAA
- the LOC141876270 gene encoding uncharacterized protein LOC141876270, whose translation MAESIAKETITEFLKAARQGHEDDLRKLLKEAPNLLNCSNDKGQTALMFASTFNHVKCCEVLFESNVDINKPDCAGNTPLHFARDITVVQGLLKRGASVSWKNVLGRSPLHEACVWGEMQLFEELLSKSCDRIFEVKDKEGTTLLHLATISKIEECRIDKINLLLSLGADVNEVNLCGRPAIVMACKNSDERVARYLVQHGADPNQSDFFGHNALHSCFLDYPPGLLDFGSMRPKSSLLKLLAPLMANVNVATATGITALHLAAQRGKADDIRIILEAGANPLTCDNLGRTPLHVSMFNPFPEVFQIMLDYCKKESDSLPTDDLGRSVLHYAAACASPEVFDAIITHVTESYQLASEINLQDDYGKSPLNYFFMLGRREEGVLESLLQNGAKGNELPALTMAMYSTQLKKSPEENSGVETQPQSRNETKLNSSENLLSSCLQQIIITDSESVEPANLRPIADNREFLEQVALLTSESKEHRDIREQMNLSCETFITALSREVEKRDSRFTIDVIPSGSSYENTKLRTGISVSDFDYMTSLTSFNKIVTAVESVEFPTGYIMLKLVKHPEVTTDLDFNEFFQDGYLIGRKVSERLCQLILEVLNNSTVWKENTYMYFLDKDSVCSWGDGSPAIKLNLRWMGGTSMPSKSISCDIVPSLHIPGWWPSFARQASVVLKPNVKAGCYVVLKHPDVPFYGVAKFGNPECFLRVSFSLAESEIFRNMSEDVRKSFVVAKALSKRMVKVSGELVGMPVKILTSNLISTYLLKNALFHTLECFLEESTQDQDQLEYLVCGVFKRLFDYTKQNFFPAFFVPKQDLIHTHKTDNFSTKLRFVASQALYYSVDKKEQKHSFEKMKVILQAEEGEVSEKLHRSDKSIRYLLWGNEGNS comes from the coding sequence ATGGCGGAAAGCATAGCGAAAGAAACTATCACCGAATTTCTAAAAGCTGCACGACAAGGACACGAAGACGATCTCAGAAAACTGCTTAAAGAAGCCCCCAACCTTTTAAACTGTTCCAATGACAAAGGCCAAACGGCCTTGATGTTCGCAAGTACATTTAATCATGTGAAGTGCTGCGAGGTTTTGTTCGAGTCAAATGTCGATATAAACAAACCAGATTGTGCTGGTAATACACCTCTGCACTTTGCTCGCGACATCACTGTAGTTCAAGGACTTCTTAAACGAGGAGCCAGTGTATCCTGGAAGAATGTTCTAGGTCGTTCGCCTTTACACGAAGCCTGCGTTTGGGGCGAAATGCAGTTATTTGAGGAACTGCTATCCAAGTCTTGTGACAGAATTTTCGAAGTAAAAGATAAAGAAGGAACAACGCTTCTTCATTTAGCAACTATTTCCAAGATAGAGGAATGTAGGATTGACAAAATCAACTTGCTGCTGTCCCTAGGAGCTGACGTAAATGAAGTTAACTTATGTGGGAGGCCAGCGATTGTCATGGCGTGCAAGAATAGTGATGAACGTGTTGCAAGATACCTTGTGCAACATGGGGCTGACCCGAATCAGTCTGACTTCTTTGGCCATAATGCTCTACACTCCTGCTTCCTGGATTACCCGCCTGGACTGCTAGACTTCGGTTCCATGAGGCCGAAAAGCAGTTTACTGAAGTTATTGGCTCCATTAATGGCAAATGTAAATGTAGCCACCGCCACAGGAATTACCGCATTACACCTTGCTGCCCAGAGAGGGAAAGCAGATGACATCCGCATTATTCTTGAGGCTGGGGCAAATCCTCTAACTTGTGATAATCTTGGGAGGACACCTCTCCATGTCAGCATGTTCAACCCCTTCCCTGAAGTTTTCCAAATAATGCTTGATTACTGTAAGAAAGAGTCAGATTCCCTTCCAACTGATGACCTTGGAAGATCTGTTCTCCATTATGCTGCTGCTTGTGCCTCACCAGAAGTTTTTGATGCAATTATCACACATGTAACTGAATCCTATCAACTGGCATCTGAGATAAATTTGCAGGATGACTATGGTAAGTCACcacttaattatttcttcatGCTTGGAAGAAGAGAGGAGGGTGTCCTTGAAAGCCTTCTTCAAAATGGCGCTAAAGGCAATGAGCTTCCAGCACTGACCATGGCTATGTACTCAACACAGCTGAAAAAGTCCCCAGAGGAAAATAGTGGTGTTGAAACCCAACCTCAGTCCagaaatgaaaccaaattGAATTCTTCAGAAAATCTATTATCTAGTTGTCTTCAACAAATCATTATAACCGATAGTGAAAGTGTTGAACCAGCAAATCTGCGACCTATTGCAGACAACAGAGAATTTCTTGAGCAAGTGGCTTTGCTAACGAGTGAGAGCAAAGAACATAGAGACATCAGAGAACAAATGAATTTATCTTGTGAAACATTTATAACAGCCCTGAGTCGGGAGGTCGAGAAACGAGATTCTCGTTTCACCATTGATGTTATTCCAAGTGGCAGCAGCTATGAAAACACGAAATTAAGAACAGGCATTTCCGTCTCAGATTTTGATTACATGACTAGCCTAACATCCTTCAACAAAATAGTGACAGCTGTTGAATCAGTTGAATTTCCCACAGGTTACATCATGCTTAAGCTTGTTAAACATCCTGAGGTCACAACTGATTTAGATTTTAATGAGTTCTTTCAGGATGGATATTTGATTGGACGAAAGGTTTCTGAACGTCTTTGTCAACTTATTCTTGAAGTGCTTAACAATTCCACTGTTTGGAAGGAAAACACCTATATGTATTTCCTTGATAAAGATTCAGTCTGCTCATGGGGTGATGGAAGCCCAGCAATCAAGCTTAATCTCAGATGGATGGGGGGCACAAGTATGCCCTCTAAGAGTATATCCTGTGATATAGTTCCATCTTTACACATTCCTGGGTGGTGGCCTTCATTTGCTCGTCAGGCATCAGTTGTTTTAAAACCTAATGTTAAAGCTGGATGTtatgttgttttgaaacacCCAGACGTTCCTTTCTATGGAGTGGCTAAATTTGGAAATCCAGAGTGTTTTTTGAGAGTGTCATTTTCTCTTGCTGAATCTGAAATATTCAGGAATATGTCTGAGGATGTGCGAAAGAGCTTTGTTGTTGCCAAAGCACTGTCAAAAAGAATGGTCAAAGTTTCAGGCGAACTAGTTGGTATGCCCGTAAAAATTCTGACTAGCAATTTGATTTCTACCTACTTGTTAAAGAATGCTTTGTTTCACACATTGGAATGCTTCTTGGAAGAAAGCACTCAAGATCAGGACCAACTGGAGTACCTGGTCTGTGGGGTTTTCAAAAGGTTGTTTGActacacaaaacaaaacttctttcCAGCCTTCTTTGTACCAAAGCAAGATCTCATTCATACTCATAAAACAGACAATTTCTCGACGAAACTGAGATTTGTTGCCTCTCAAGCTTTGTACTACAGTGTGGACAAGAAAGAGCAGAAGCACAGTTTTGAGAAGATGAAGGTCATTCTCCAAGCTGAAGAAGGAGAGGTGTCTGAGAAGCTGCATCGCAGTGACAAAAGCATTAGATATTTGTTATGGGGTAATGAAGGAAACTCCTGA
- the LOC141876285 gene encoding cathepsin L-like encodes MKGLLALLCCLAATSGFVLREDDYDAQWKAWRAFYKKSYATETEENARRGIWRDNLKKIAKHNSEGHSHVLAMNQFGDLTETEYRFLYLGMRSHFSTESNRNGSTYLPPSHVTLPAEVDWRQEGYVTPVKNQGQCGSCWAFSTTGSLEGQHFKKTGKLVSLSEQNLVDCSASYGNHGCQGGLMDNAFRYIKANDGIDTEASYPYAGYNERCRFRAVDVGATDSGYVDISSGDENALESATATVGPISVAIDASHMSFQFYHSGVYNNPSCSSTQLDHGVLVVGYGTYEGNDYWLVKNSWGTSWGMEGYIMMSRNRNNQCGIATSASYPLV; translated from the exons ATGAAAGGACTTCTTGCCTTGCTGTGTTGCTTGGCTGCAACAAGTGGTTTCGTATTGAGGGAAGATGACTATGATGCCCAATGGAAAGCTTGGAGAGCTTTTTACAAGAAAAGCTATGCCACAGAAACCGAGGAAAACGCAAGAAGAGGTATTTGGAGAGACAACCTGAAG AAAATCGCGAAGCACAACTCTGAGGGCCATTCACATGTGTTGGCCATGAACCAGTTTGGAGACCTGACTGAGACTGAATACCGCTTCCTATATTTGGGAATGCGAAGTCACTTTTCTACTGAGTCAAATAGAAATGGTTCGACCTACTTGCCACCTAGTCACGTGACGCTACCTGCTGAAGTTGACTGGAGACAGGAGGGATACGTCACACCAGTTAAAAATCAAG GCCAATGCGGTTCTTGTTGGGCATTCAGTACAACAGGATCGCTGGAAGGGCAACACTTtaagaaaacaggaaaacttGTGTCACTGAGCGAACAGAATCTTGTAGATTGTTCTGCGAGTTACGGCAACCACGGCTGCCAGGGAGGACTGATGGATAATGCCTTCAGATACATCAAAGCGAACGATGGAATCGATACCGAGGCTAGTTACCCGTATGCAGGTTACAATGAACGCTGCCGATTCCGAGCAGTTGATGTTGGAGCCACAGACTCGG GATACGTAGATATCTCTAGTGGAGATGAAAATGCTCTTGAGTCCGCCACGGCCACAGTCGGCCCAATCTCTGTGGCCATTGATGCCAGTCATATGTCATTCCAGTTCTACCACAGCGGAGTTTATAACAATCC GTCGTGTAGCAGCACTCAGCTGGACCACGGTGTTCTCGTAGTTGGTTATGGTACTTATGAGGGCAACGACTACTGGCTGGTGAAAAACTCTTGGGGGACCAGCTGGGGAATGGAAGGTTACATTATGATGTCGCGAAATAGGAATAACCAGTGTGGAATCGCTACCAGCGCCAGCTATCCATTGGTGTAA
- the LOC141876289 gene encoding cathepsin L-like isoform X1, which translates to MNQFGDLTHNEYQFIYLGMRGHFSTERKRSGSTYMPPSHVTLPEEVDWRQEGYVTPVKDQGHCGSCWAFSATGSLEGQHFRKTGQLVSLSEQNLVDCSRSYGNNGCQGGTVENAFRYIQANGGIDNEASYPYEGYDGRCRFRVADVGATDSGYQDIPRGDEQALKSASATVGPISVAIDASHQSFQFYSGGVYDEPACNSSRLSHAVLVVGYGTYGGQDYWLVKNSWGTMWGLAGYIMMSRNKNNQCGIATDAIYPVV; encoded by the exons ATGAACCAGTTTGGAGATCTGACTCATAATGAATACCAATTCATTTACTTGGGAATGCGAGGGCACTTTTCCACAGAAAGGAAACGAAGCGGTTCCACTTACATGCCACCTAGCCATGTGACTCTGCCAGAGGAAGTTGACTGGAGACAAGAGGGATACGTCACACCTGTTAAAGATCAAG GACATTGTGGCTCTTGCTGGGCATTCAGCGCAACTGGATCCTTGGAAGGACAACACTTCAGGAAAACTGGACAACTTGTTTCTCTGAGCGAACAGAATCTTGTTGATTGCTCTCGAAGTTATGGAAACAATGGCTGCCAGGGAGGAACTGTGGAAAATGCCTTCAGATACATCCAAGCTAACGGCGGAATCGATAACGAGGCTAGTTACCCGTATGAAGGTTACGATGGCCGCTGCCGATTTCGAGTCGCTGACGTTGGAGCCACAGACAGTG GATACCAAGACATCCCCCGAGGAGACGAACAAGCCCTTAAGTCCGCCAGCGCCACAGTCGGCCCAATCTCCGTGGCTATTGATGCCAGCCATCAGTCATTCCAGTTTTACAGTGGTGGAGTCTATGATGAACC AGCTTGCAACTCTTCCCGGCTGAGTCAcgctgttcttgttgttggtTATGGAACGTACGGAGGACAGGACTACTGGTTAGTGAAAAACTCCTGGGGGACCATGTGGGGATTGGCAGGTTACATCATGATGTCAAGGAACAAGAATAACCAGTGTGGAATCGCTACAGATGCCATCTATCCAGTCGTGTAA